From Aspergillus chevalieri M1 DNA, chromosome 4, nearly complete sequence, a single genomic window includes:
- a CDS encoding uncharacterized protein (COG:S;~EggNog:ENOG410PH56;~InterPro:IPR034443), with protein MIPKAFLFTPVASPKSSYTHGDGKRCRRDAFGDVSDYYDFPTEAPSTTHTSPVVIPAKYGSSVRSSRQLSTGSGPKTPKRSQTLRRAPSNVSGKGRPLPSSVASILEATAIPAPRRSRSMRTTRKLPRKIHVEDFSKMLMDDVEEDRLLVGTGNSALDLLLSPPEEAERMSITGSDSDMASFSGRSLSTESTPSLDHDLDSPSSSPGSFSPFSPRSPSAKKHRRVSLPEDCAFDHPLLDTVLSDAEMDDMVQTKAALTDPVSPQTPSPSRSFARFGSFKSNLTASLRAIKSAAQTVSAFTTPSVQPDDFLTRSLFTITPELTDDRRPPPMDEPPSPALRRYLNPIIVSPAEMHIYHDEHPHGAAEASRKCPVSIQMQTYRRSGGRSNRKRAFHLAGSGGRGSRPCCPFDPEISPMSRQREPRENSDFLRVVVLEMNMRRSGKLRNDIPPRARVWLPPRKNSQPRCAYNDYFYDDFDEEDEDENGIPSRWIGITV; from the coding sequence ATGATTCCCAAAGCCTTTTTATTTACTCCCGTGGCTTCTCCGAAAAGCAGCTACACCCATGGTGACGGCAAGCGTTGCCGGCGGGATGCTTTCGGAGATGTCTCCGACTACTACGACTTTCCCACCGAGGCTCCTTCGACAACCCACACCAGCCCGGTTGTCATCCCCGCAAAATACGGCTCCTCTGTGAGATCTTCGCGTCAGTTGTCCACCGGTAGTGGTCCCAAAACGCCGAAACGCTCACAAACCCTTCGTCGGGCTCCGTCGAATGTGTCCGGCAAGGGCCGTCCTTTGCCCTCTTCCGTTGCTTCCATTTTGGAAGCTACTGCGATCCCGGCTCCCAGACGTAGCCGGTCCATGCGTACAACCCGAAAGCTCCCTCGGAAGATTCATGTGGAGGATTTCAGCAAAAtgttgatggatgatgtggaAGAAGACCGCCTGCTGGTAGGGACTGGGAACTCCGCCTTGGATCTCTTACTCAGTCCTCCCGAGGAGGCCGAAAGGATGTCCATTACGGGAAGTGATAGTGATATGGCGTCTTTCTCTGGTCGATCTTTGTCGACTGAATCGACGCCGTCGCTAGACCATGACTTGGACTCGCCGTCGAGTTCGCCGGGATCTTTCTCGCCATTCAGCCCAAGGAGCCCTTCAGCGAAGAAGCACCGACGAGTGTCGCTTCCCGAAGATTGTGCTTTCGACCATCCCCTTCTCGATACAGTGTTATCCGATGCTGAGATGGATGACATGGTCCAAACGAAGGCCGCCTTGACAGATCCGGTCTCCCCTCAGACCCCATCCCCGTCCCGGTCATTCGCACGATTTGGATCCTTTAAATCCAATCTGACGGCATCATTGCGCGCCATCAAGTCAGCAGCTCAGACTGTGTCCGCATTTACTACTCCGTCTGTTCAGCCGGATGACTTCCTCACTCGATCTTTGTTTACCATCACGCCCGAACTGACGGACGACCGTCGACCTCCACCAATGGACGAACCGCCATCGCCTGCTCTTCGGCGGTATTTGAATCCTATTATCGTTTCACCGGCCGAAATGCATATCTACCACGACGAGCACCCTCATGGGGCTGCTGAGGCTTCCCGAAAATGCCCGGTTTCTATTCAGATGCAGACTTATCGCCGGAGCGGCGGTCGCAGCAATCGCAAGCGTGCATTCCACCTTGCTGGCTCAGGGGGTCGGGGGAGTCGACCATGCTGTCCATTTGATCCGGAGATCTCTCCCATGTCGCGGCAACGAGAGCCCAGAGAGAACAGCGACTTCTTACGCGTGGTGGTCTTGGAGATGAACATGAGACGCAGCGGCAAGCTCCGAAACGACATCCCCCCGCGGGCGCGGGTATGGCTGCCACCGCGCAAGAACAGTCAACCCCGATGTGCATACAACGATTACTTTTACGACGACTtcgacgaggaggacgaagacgaaAATGGCATTCCATCGCGATGGATTGGCATTACTGTTTGA
- a CDS encoding putative C6 transcription factor (NirA) (COG:K;~EggNog:ENOG410PJZG;~InterPro:IPR036864,IPR007219,IPR001138;~PFAM:PF00172,PF04082;~go_function: GO:0000981 - DNA-binding transcription factor activity, RNA polymerase II-specific [Evidence IEA];~go_function: GO:0003677 - DNA binding [Evidence IEA];~go_function: GO:0008270 - zinc ion binding [Evidence IEA];~go_process: GO:0006351 - transcription, DNA-templated [Evidence IEA];~go_process: GO:0006355 - regulation of transcription, DNA-templated [Evidence IEA]) codes for MEMQNSQTPKDHRATSKAKNASADDKGPSSKRRCVSTACIACRRRKSKCDGNLPSCAACSSVYHTTCIYDPNSDHRRKGVYRKDTGTVRTARNTTLQTIIQAILNYGDEEEAFELVRQIRSCDNLEDVAESIVNQERGLAASANAGPADEDLTHADRFESELADKVSELMLDGSRKFIGGTSNLIFLPPGSELSELNTRSEPGHGDFAVVQWTNVSNDEQLISHLMTMYFTWHYPFFTTLSKDLFYRDYVRGISSQYCSSLLVNAILALGCHFSFREGAFQNPHDSSTAGDHFFKEAKRLVLANDEHENAKLCTVQALALMSVREAGCGREGKGWIYSGMSFRMAFDLGLNLDVSSHGTHNLADEELDARRITFWGCYLFDKCWSNYLGRQPQLTTSNCNVPKIDVLPNEEAELWSPYTDAGVDHERTQPSRTRNVALQISKLSEISGDLLIFFYLPPSAEKPPSKQLELKKLTEVHTRLEAWKKGLPLELEPKEGQLPQVLVMHMFYQVLLIHLYRPFLKYTKSTSPLPQHVSPRRLCTQAASAISKLLRMYKRTYGFQQICNIAVYIAHTACTIHLLNLPEKNAQRDIIHGLRNLEEMAGGWLCARRTLRILDISANKWQVPLPQEASITFERTHAKWGSWGSWDQPTSPSAISEESPPAATPPRMPAATGNSPSSHPALSQQSNFQPISAGLAMPMTPQYQQNNSIPTSVPATQPPSRPVSIQRQKPDNQFVPEPTYLRPVSHLFHPVQAVPFTHHDAWYDANPIDNQQTSPSAGTDASPMTGGFDGSTPNLVDESQDWWTRNYMGMGNWEEGWNGITGSAAAPSQPQSSHIQTPTGSSGEVPSQPMEFPVAVPAPESGQGPNPLVYGNMGFTQNFQP; via the exons ATGGAGATGCAGAATTCTCAAACACCCAAGGACCATCGGGCAACCAGCAAGGCAAAGAACGCAAGCGCAGACGATAAAGGTCCATCATCAAAGAGACGCTGCGTCAGTACTGCTTGCATTGCTTGTCGTCGGAGAAAATCAAAA TGTGACGGGAACCTTCCAAGCTGCGCGGCCTGCTCCTCCGTCTATCACACGACAT GCATTTATGACCCCAACTCCGATCATCGTCGAAAAGGTGTGTACAGAAAGGACACCGGCACAGTACGAACGGCTCGGAATACAACGTTGCAGACTATCATTCAAGCAATCCTGAATTAcggagatgaagaggaggcaTTCGAGCTGGTGCGACAAATACGGTCTTGCGACAATCTGGAAGATGTGGCAGAATCGATCGTGAATCAAGAAAGAGGATTGGCAGCGTCTGCTAACGCCGGTCCTGCCGACGAGGATCTGACACATGCAGATCGGTTCGAGTCTGAATTGGCGGACAAGGTCAGCGAGCTGATGTTGGATGGTTCTCGCAAATTCATTGGAGGCACGTCGAACCTCATCTTCCTACCACCTGGGTCAGAGCTATCCGAACTCAATACCAGAAGTGAACCTGGTCATGGCGATTTCGCGGTTGTCCAGTGGACAAATGTCAGCAATGATGAGCAGCTTATCAGTCACCTTATGACGATGTACTTTACATGGCATTACCCCTTCTTCACAACCCTTTCCAAAGACCTATTTTATCGGGACTATGTTCGGGGAATCTCCAGCCAATATTGCTCATCTTTGTTGGTCAATGCCATCTTGGCGCTTGGATGCCATTTCAGTTTTCGGGAAGGGGCTTTTCAGAATCCCCACGATTCGTCAACTGCAGGAGACCATTTTTTCAAGGAAGCAAAGAGGCTGGTTTTGGCCAACGACGAGCACGAGAATGCGAAACTCTGCACTGTTCAGGCGCTGGCGCTCATGTCCGTCCGGGAAGCTGGCTGTGGCCGTGAAGGCAAAGGTTGGATTTACAGCGGCATGAGCTTCCGCATGGCTTTCGATTTGGGCCTGAACCTTGATGTCTCAAGCCATGGCACACACAATTTGGCTGATGAGGAACTTGACGCGCGACGGATCACTTTTTGGGGCTGCTATCTCTTCGACAA ATGTTGGTCTAATTACTTGGGCCGCCAGCCACAGCTGACAACGTCCAACTGCAACGTACCGAAAATCGATGTGCTTCCCAACGAGgaagcagagctctggtctCCATACACGGATGCTGGGGTGGATCACGAACGCACACAGCCCTCACGGACTCGAAACGTTGCATTGCAGATCTCGAAGCTGAGTGAGATCAGCGGTGACTTGCTCATATTCTTCTATCTCCCACCATCCGCAGAGAAGCCTCCTTCCAAACAACTGGAGCTGAAGAAACTCACCGAGGTCCATACCCGTCTTGAAGCCTGGAAGAAGGGGCTGCCTCTTGAATTGGAACCTAAAGAGGGGCAGCTCCCTCAGGTTCTAGTGATGCA CATGTTCTATCAAGTCCTTCTCATCCATTTATACCGCCCCTTTTTGAAATACACCAAGTCGACTTCGCCACTTCCTCAACATGTATCGCCCCGTAGACTGTGCACACAGGCTGCTTCTGCCATCTCGAAGCTCCTTCGTATGTACAAACGTACATATGGCTTCCAACAGATTTGCAATATTGCGGTCTACATTGCACATACCGCTTGCACCATTCATCTTCTGAACCTACCAGAGAAGAATGCCCAGAGGGACATTATTCATGGGCtccggaatctggaggaaaTGGCTGGGGGCTGGCTCTGCGCACGGCGCACTCTTCGCATTCTGGACATCTCTGCCAACAAGTGGCAAGTCCCATTGCCGCAGGAGGCGTCTATCACCTTCGAACGTACACATGCAAAATGGGGATCCTGGGGATCTTGGGATCAGCCAACATCACCGTCCGCGATTTCGGAGGAATCGCCGCCAGCGGCAACGCCTCCTCGCATGCCAGCCGCTACAGGAAACTCGCCATCGTCGCATCCCGCGCTTTCTCAGCAAAGCAACTTCCAACCTATCTCCGCAGGCTTGGCTATGCCGATGACACCTCAATACCAACAAAACAACTCCATCCCTACCTCGGTACCCGCTACGCAGCCGCCAAGTCGTCCTGTTAGCATCCAGCGCCAAAAGCCGGATAACCAGTTCGTACCAGAACCAACGTATCTACGGCCGGTATCCCATCTTTTTCACCCCGTTCAAGCCGTTCCCTTCACTCATCACGATGCGTGGTACGACGCCAATCCGATAGATAACCAACAAACAAGCCCATCTGCCGGTACAGACGCATCCCCAATGACTGGTGGCTTCGACGGTTCAACACCTAATCTCGTGGATGAAAGCCAAGACTGGTGGACTCGCAACTACATGGGAATGGGTAACTGGGAGGAGGGATGGAATGGGATTACTGgttctgctgcagcacccTCGCAGCCACAATCGTCTCATATTCAGACACCGACTGGGAGTAGCGGTGAAGTCCCGTCGCAGCCGATGGAGTTTCCGGTTGCGGTGCCTGCTCCTGAATCGGGACAGGGCCCGAATCCGCTTGTTTATGGAAATATGGGATTTACGCAGAACTTTCAGCCGTGA